GCAGGTTATCTGAATCTCGATCAGGTCGTGATTTCTCAATAAAACATGTAACGAAAAGCCGGTCAATTATGTCATAATAGGTACGTACTTTTTTACCTACATAATTGGATCAGCTCCCAAACGAAAGGAACGTTACAATGAGAAGTTTTCGACACCGACTTTTGCATCCGCTTGTACTCGTAACGGCATTGACATTTGTATTGTCTGGATGCAGCAGTAGTGCTGCTCCACAAGAACCACAGACACCACCATCCGTGGAGACGCCAACTCCTCCAAAGAAAGAAGAAGCGAAGCCAAAGGAGGAGACAACGCCTCTACCTGCTGAAACACCAAAGCAAGAACAACCGGAGCAACCCCAGAAGGCGAAGCCAACGGAGACGAAACCGGCAGAAAAGCCACCAGCGGGTCAGCCGCCTGAGCTATCGTTCCCGGACATCGAGGTTGTTGGTGAGCCTGAGAGTGTTGCTGTGCTGGTGAACAAACAACGCAAGCTTCCGGAAAATTATCAGCCAAATGATTTAGTGTTTCCAAACGTTCCTTACCTACTCCCTGAAAAGAGCGAGAAACGCAAAATGCGCAAAGAAGCAGCGGGTGCGCTTGAGCAGTTATTTGCGGCAGCCCAGGCTGACGGTGTCCAATTGGCTGGCGTATCAGCCTATCGCTCCCACGCCTACCAGAAAGCGCTGTTTAATCGCTATGTAAAAAAAGACGGCGTAGAGAAGGCACGGACTTACAGTGCCGTTCCTGGGACGAGTGAGCATGAGACAGGACTCGCGATTGACGTCTCTGGGAAGGATGGAAAATGTGCTGCAACGAGCTGCTTTGCCGGAACCAAGGAAGCAAAGTGGCTGGATGAAAACGTCGAGAAGTTTGGATTTATCATTCGCTACCCAGAGGGAAAAGACGCGATTACGGGCTATATTTATGAGCCATGGCATTTGCGGTATGTAGGTACCGAGATTGCGCAAGAAATCGGAGAAAAAGGGATTACGCTTGAAGAGTATTCAGGTGCGGTGCCTGTTTCCACACCAACGAATTAAAGAAACAACGCCGATCGCTCACCGAAGAGATCGGCGTTTTTGCTAGGTAGTTATGCTATAATGTTCACGGGTGAAGATAATGGTCGAAAAATCAATCAGAGAACGTATTATTGAAACATCCATGCGCTTGTTTGAAGCAAATGGCTACCACAAAGTGACTGTGGATCAAATTGTGAAAGAAAGCGGCACGTCAAAGGGAGGATTTTATCACAACTTCAAATCAAAAGATGAACTCCTCTACATCATTCATGATCAATTTATTACGTATGTGCTGGAGAAAGCAGAGGAAGCTTACGAGAAGTGGGATACCCCGACAGAAAGACTACAAGCCATCGTAAAATCCTTCGTTATGATGATTGATCTGTATCGCTCTCAGGTTACGATTTTTTATCAGGAAAGCTTGTTTTTAGCTCCGGAGTACTACACGGATATTGAAACGAAACGGGATCGTTATAAAAAAATTATGTTCACCGTCATTTCGGACGGGATCGAATCGGGTGAGTTCCGTCCCGAGCTGCCTGTGCCGATTGTGTCCATGGCTATTTTTGGCATGGTGAACTGGATTTACAAATGGTATCAAAAGTCAGGGACGTACTCGATCGAGCAAATCGCGGATATTTATGCAGATATGGTTCTTCATTCCGTTTTGAAATCAGAATCGATGGAAAACCCGGCCTTTCAACGTTTTTTCCTGCAATCACAAGAAAATCCCTTCAAGCCATTGTAGGGATGCTAACAAGGATCATGCGGCTACACTCAAGCTTTTCGATAGGAGACAGGGGCATAGTCGCTTGATGGTCCCTTATAAAATCCTTCGATCAGACCAACTAGTTGGTCTGTACTAGTATTCTGACATTTGTTATAATATCAAAAAGACCAACTAGTCGGTTCGTGAAATTATGCCAGTCAGATTCGGAAATAGGGGAGGAATAGTCGTGCTTACCATTTACGAATTACGAGAACTTGTGAAGCTATTGGAGCAGACGGACATAGAATCTTTTGAGGTAAATGACGAGGATTCTTCTTTGCGTATCAAACGAAGAAATGGGAACCAAGTCACAGCTGTACATCAGCCCCCCGTACAAACGAAAAGCGCGCCAATCGTGACGGCGGCACCCGCTGTTCTTTTGCCTAAAAAAGAAACGATTGAGCGCCCGGTCGCAACAGTACATGTGGAAGCTCCCCAGAAATCGGCGGAAGTGACGGAAAACTTGCATAAAATCACTTCACCTATGGTCGGAACCTTCTATGCAGCACCAGCCGTTGACGCAGCACCATATGTATCCGTAAATGATTGGGTAGAGCCAACTACCATTGTCTGTATTGTCGAGGCCATGAAGCTGTTTAACGAGATTGAAGCAGAAGTAAAAGGAGAGATTGTCCAAGTCTTGGTGGAAAACGGTCAGTTGGTCGAGCACGGACAGCCGTTATTCCTGGTGAAGCAGGCGTAATGGAGCAGCTTTTAAGGGGAGGACTGGAAGAGTGAGCAAACATACATGGTTCAAGGAATTCTCTGTTCCCACTTACGAGCAATGGCGGGAAGCGGCAGAGAAATCGCTAAAGGGTGCATCTTTTGATGCCAAGCTACTGACGCATTCGTACGAGGGAATTGTTCGCCAGCCAATCTATCGGTACGAAGATGTCAAAACATTGCCGCATCTGGAAGCGCTACCAGGAGAGGCGCCTTTTCATAGAGGGAATCAGCGGCCTGGCGGGCAAAAGGAACAGAAATGGGAAGTCTGTCAGGAAATCAACGCAACGAGTGCCAAGGCATTTAATCAGGCAGCCGTAGAAGACTTGGCGCGCGGACAAACGATGCTGCATCTGATAGTGGATCATGCGACATTGGCTGGACTTGACCCTGACGAAGCATTGCCGGATACGATTGGTCACAAAGGCGTATCTGTTTTTTGCCGAGAGGATATCGAACAGGCATTTGAAGGGGTGAAGCTTTCAGAGATCCCTCTTTACGTGAACACGGGGGCGCTTGGCTTGCCTATACTTTCACTCCTTTTGGCACATGTTGAAGCGACAGGCCAACAAGTCACCGAGCTTCGCGGATGCATCGGGCAAGATCCTGTAGCGGTTCTGCTAACAGAGGGCAAGCTCCCTTGTTCCTTGCAGATAGCTTATAACGCTATGGCAAGCATGACAAAATGGGCAAAAGATCATGCGCCCGCGCTGAAAACGATCCTGGTTCAAAGTAATCCTTATCAGGACGGCGGCGGAAATGCAGTAACCGAACTGGCTTTTTCACTGGCCACAGGTGTCGACTATTTGCAAGCGATGCTTGAACGGAGGCTTTCCATAGAGGATATCGCAGCACGGATGCAGTTCTCATTCTCGATTGGTTCTGATGTCTTCATGGAAATCGCGAAGCTGCGTGCGGCAAGAATGCTCTGGTCAAACATCGTGGCGGCCTACGGCGGATCAACGGAAGCCCAAAAGATGACGATTCACGCCAGAACCTCGGCCTGGACGAAGACAATCTACGATCCGTATGTCAATATGCTTCGCTCCACGACAGAAGCGTTTTCAGCCGTCATTGGCGGAGCAGACAGTCTGCATGTATCCGCATTTGACGAAGCGATCCGCCCCGCCAATGAGTTTTCGAGAAGAATCGCCAGAAATACGCAAATCATTTTGCAAGAAGAAGCACATTTGGCAAAAGTGATCGACCCTGCGGGAGGTTCTTGGTACGTAGAATGGCTCACAGATGCATTAGCGAAAAAAGCATGGGAGCTGTTCCAGCAGGTAGAAGCGCAGGGTGGCATGCTGAGCGCCTTAGAAGCAGGCTTCCCACAAGGCTTGATCTCCCAGATCGCGGATCAAAAAGCAGTGAGCATCGATACGCGTAAAAAACGTTTGGTTGGAACCAATATGTATGCCAATACGGCTGAGCAGCCACTCAAGGCCGAGAGTCTTCCGAGCATTTACGAAGAGCGAGCAGAGAAAGCACGATCCCTTCGGCAGAAACAGGACACGACTCTTCTTTCAGCAGAGCTAGATGCGTTGTCAAAACATACCGATGAGCTTGTGGCACAAGCAGTAAAAGCAGTGCTTCATGGAGCGACTGTGGGCGATATCGCCAAAGCCATGAAACGTGAAGATTCAGTGGAGACAACCATTCAGCCACTCCGTATTCACCGGGCATCCGAACGCTTTGAAGCCTTGCGGATGCAAGCGGATGATTTCTTGAAAACAACAGGCAAAAGACCGACCGTGTTCTTGGCGACGATGGGGCCAGTGGCAAAGCATAAGGCCCGGGCAGACTTTGCAGCAGAATTTTTTGCAGTTGGCGGCTTTGACGTTTTGCGCAAGCAAGCATTCTCTACCACTGAAGAGGCGGCCGAAGCTGCGGTGGCATCCGGTGCGATGATCTTGGTCGTTTGTTCAGACGATGCGAGTTATCCGGAGCAGGTTCCACCGTTGGCTCATGCAATCAAGCAACGTGTACCTCAGATGACGGTTCTGTTGGCAGGCTTGCCTGATGCGGAGCAGCTGGCTACTTATAAGGCGGCCGGTGTAGATGATTGCATCCACATGCGTTCCAATTGCTACGAGATGCTGAGAGAACTTCAGGAGCGGATAGGAGTGAGCTCATAATGAAGCGACCTGATTTTTCAAAAATGGCTTATCAGTCCAAACGAGATGTGTCTGATTTGTTTCCCCAACTGGGTTCAAACTCACAAGGAATGGAGCAAATGTGGCACACGCTTGAGCAGATCCCTGTAAAACCTCTGTACACAATGGAAGATGTGGAGGGCATGGATCACCTCGGCTACATGCCTGGTTTGCCACCATATACGCGCGGTCCGTATCCGACGATGTACGTGACTCAGCCATGGACGGTTCGCCAATATGCCGGCTTTTCTACGGCGGAAGAGAGTAACGCTTTTTATCGACGGAATTTGGCTGCTGGACAAAAAGGGCTGTCGATTGCCTTTGACCTTGCTACACATCGCGGCTATGACTCCGATCATCCCCGGGTAGTTGGTGATGTCGGGAAAGCGGGCGTGGCAGTTGACTCCATTCTCGATATGAAAATCTTGTTCGACGGCATCCCCCTCGATAAAATGTCCGTCTCCATGACGATGAACGGCGCGGTTTTGCCCATTATGGCGTTTTATATTGTGGCAGCTGAAGAGCAAGGGGTATCGCAGGCGGAGCTTACCGGAACGATCCAAAATGACATTTTGAAGGAATACATGGTTCGGAATACTTACATTTATCCGCCAGAAGCGTCGATGAAGATCATTTCCGATATTTTTGCCTACACCTCCAAGCACATGCCCAAATTCAACAGCATCAGTATTTCAGGCTACCACCTGCAAGAAGCGGGTGCGACCGCGGATATTGAATTGGCTTACACACTGGCAGATGGCTTGGAATACGTTCGCACGGGACTTGCAGCAGGCATTGACATCGATGCGTTTGCGCCGCGGCTGTCGTTTTTCTGGGCGATTGGCATGAACTACTTCATGGAAGTGGCGAAAATGCGTGCAGGCCGCCTGATTTGGGCCAATCTGATCAAACAGTTCCATCCGAAAAACGAAAAATCGATGGCACTGCGGACACACTCACAAACGTCCGGATGGAGTTTGACGGAGCAGGACCCGTATAACAACGTAGTGCGGACGTGCATCGAGGCCATGGCAGCGGCTCTGGGGCATACCCAATCTCTGCACACGAACGCTTTGGATGAAGCGATTGCGTTGCCGACAGACTTTTCGGCCCGGATCGCGCGAAATACGCAGTTGTTTTTGCAGGACGAAACAGAGATAACCAAGGTCGTCGATCCGTGGGCAGGCTCCTATTACGTCGAGTCCTTGACAGCCCAGCTCGTGGAAAAAGCGTGGGCGCACATCGAAGAAATCGAAGCACTTGGTGGTATGGCGAAAGCAATTGAGACGGGATTGCCGAAAATGAAGATCGAGGAAGCGGCTGCACGCCGTCAGGCACATATCGATTCGGCGAAGGAAGCCATAATTGGCGTGAACAAATACCGTCTGGACAAAGAAGATCCGCTGGAAATTCTCGAAGTCGACAATACAGCGGTTCGAGAAGCGCAAATCAGACGTTTGCAGGAGCTGCGCAGTAACCGTGACGAGGCGAGAGTGCAAGCAACACTACAGGCCATCACGGAATGCGCGAAAACGGGCGAAGGCAATCTGTTGGAGCTGGCCATTGAAGCGGCGCGAGCAAGAGCTTCTTTGGGCGAAATATCGGATGCCTATGAAAAGGTCGTCGGGAGACACAAGGCGGTCATTCGCTCCATCAGCGGCGTCTACAGTTCCGAATACGCTGATGCCGAAGAGGTAGCGGCTGTGCGCAAGATGGCAGATGAATTCGAGCAGTGGGAAGGCAGACGTCCCCGCATTATGATCGCGAAAATGGGTCAGGACGGACATGACAGGGGCGCGAAAGTGATTGCCACCGCTTTTGCCGATTTGGGCTTTGACGTCGATATCGGTCCGTTGTTCCAGACACCTGAGGAAACAGCGAAGCAGGCGATAGAAAATGACGTACACGTGATCGGCTTCAGCTCGCTTGCGGCAGGACATAAAACATTGCTGCCACAACTGGTGGAGGAGCTCAAAAAGCTGGGACGCGAAGATATTGTCGTCGTTATAGGTGGTGTGATACCAGCGCAGGATTACGCCTTTTTGCGAGAGCATGGTGCCGCAGCTATCTTCGGACCGGGAACAGTCATTCCTGTTGCAGCTCAGCATGTTCTGCAAGAGGTAGTGTATCGCTTGGAGGCTGCAGGACAATGACCGGGGGCAAGGCTGACAAGAATTTCTTGAACGTTTCCTCCAAGGCACGCCTCCCACGCTTATCCGTGGACCAATACGTCACGGGCGTACGAGAGAATAACCGATCGGTTTTGGCACAGGCAATTACACTGGCTGAGAGCAATGCTCCCGCTCATATGGATATGGCCCAAGAGGTGATCAAGCAGCTGCTTCCTCATACAGGTCGCTCCATACGCATAGGTATATCCGGTGTACCAGGGGCGGGCAAGAGCACGTTCATTGAAGCATTTGGCAGTATGCTCTGCGAAAAAGGTCATCGTGTCGCTGTTTTGGCCGTTGATCCGAGTAGTACGGTTACACGCGGGAGCATTCTCGGCGACAAGACGCGGATGGAGCTCTTGTCACGCAATCCACAGGCGTTCATCCGACCGTCTGCCACGGGCGGCACGCTGGGAGGAGTCAATCGGAAGACGCGGGAAACAATGCTGATCTGTGAGGCAGCAGGCTATGATGTGATTTTGGTCGAAACGGTCGGGGTCGGACAAAGCGAGACGACAGTCAGGTCTATGGTCGATTTCTTTTTACTCTTGATGCTGACAGGGGCGGGCGATGAACTGCAAGGAATTAAAAAAGGCATTATGGAAATTGCGGATGCGCTGCTGATCAATAAAGCCGATGGGGAAAACCGCACGCGTGCCTTGATCGCCAAAGGGGAATACAATCGTGTTCTGCATTACTTGCAGCCGGCAACCACTGGCTGGGAGACGAAGGCATACATGTGTTCTTCGCTGACAGGGGAAGGCATTGAAGATATTTGGAAGGTCATCGGTCAATTTCGTGAAACCACTATCCAATCAGGTGGCTTCGAAGCAAGACGCAAAGCGCAGCTACTCGATTGGATGCACAGTATGGCTGAGGACTACTTGCGCGCGACCTTTTTCGGCAACCAGCAAGTAGCCGAGCTGCTTCCCTCCATTGAAGGAGCCGTTGCGAGTGGCGAGATTTCACCGACGAGCGCCGTACAGCAATTAGTGGCGATCTATGAGAATGCGATCATGAAAAAGGAATAGAGAGATGGTGGCCCATATGAGCAGCAATATGTACGAAAAAATTGATGAATTGATGGAACGCAAATATAAAATCCAGCTTGGCGGCGGAGATGCTCGCATCGATGCCCAGCATAACCGCGGCAAGTTGACCGCACGTGAGCGGATCGAGCTTCTGCTTGACCCAGACACCTTTATGGAGCTGAACCCGTTTGTTGAGCATCGCGCTACGCATTTTGGCCTCGACCAGATGGAGGCACCAGGCGAGGGCGTCGTGACGGGCTACGGAAAAATCAACGGTCGCCCTGTCTATTTGTTCGCGCAGGATTTCACGGTGTTTGGCGGTGCTCTGGGAGAGATGCACGCCATGAAAATCGCCAAGGTAATGGACTTGGCAGCGAAAAACGGCGCTCCCTTTATCGGTCTGAACGATTCCGGCGGCGCACGTATTCAAGAAGGGGTAAGCTCACTGGATGGCTACGGCACGATTTTTTACCGCAATGCCATTTACTCCGGCGTGATTCCGCAAATCTCTGTCATCCTCGGTCCGTGTGCGGGAGGAGCCGTTTACTCGCCAGCGATTACGGATTTCGTGTTCATGGTAGAGAAGACGAGTCAAATGTTCATCACAGGACCAAAAGTGATCGAAACCGTTACAGGTGAAAAAATATCCGCAGAGGACCTAGGCGGAGCCAAAGTCCATTCGACGGTGAGCGGCAATGCCCATTTTACGGCAGAAACCGAACAGGAAGTACTGGAAGGAGTGCGCAGGCTGCTCAGCTTCCTTCCGCAAAACAATCGTGATCGCGCGCCTGTGATAAAAGCAGAGGAGAATAATGGTTGGCAGGAGGAGCTTTTGGAGCTGGTACCTGCTGAAAGCACGAAAGTATACGATGTGCGCAAGGTCATCGAAAAAATCGTGGATCACGGTGATTTCATGGAAGTACAGCCAAACTTTGCCCGCAATATCGTGGTCGGTCTGGCGCGTATCGATGGACACAGTGTCGGCATTATCGCGAACCAGCCGAAGGTCATGGCAGGTGGGCTGGACATTCATTCATCGGATAAGCTGGCACGGTTCATCCGGTTCTGCGACTGCTTCAACATTCCACTGCTGACCTTTGAAGATGTCTCTGGCTTTTTCCCGGGAATCAATCAGGAGCATGGAGGGATTATCCGTCACGGGGCGAAAATCTTGTATGCATACTCAGAAGCAACGGTTCCCAAAATCACCGTGATTCTGCGCAAAGCTTACGG
This genomic stretch from Brevibacillus brevis harbors:
- a CDS encoding M15 family metallopeptidase; protein product: MRSFRHRLLHPLVLVTALTFVLSGCSSSAAPQEPQTPPSVETPTPPKKEEAKPKEETTPLPAETPKQEQPEQPQKAKPTETKPAEKPPAGQPPELSFPDIEVVGEPESVAVLVNKQRKLPENYQPNDLVFPNVPYLLPEKSEKRKMRKEAAGALEQLFAAAQADGVQLAGVSAYRSHAYQKALFNRYVKKDGVEKARTYSAVPGTSEHETGLAIDVSGKDGKCAATSCFAGTKEAKWLDENVEKFGFIIRYPEGKDAITGYIYEPWHLRYVGTEIAQEIGEKGITLEEYSGAVPVSTPTN
- a CDS encoding TetR/AcrR family transcriptional regulator, which translates into the protein MVEKSIRERIIETSMRLFEANGYHKVTVDQIVKESGTSKGGFYHNFKSKDELLYIIHDQFITYVLEKAEEAYEKWDTPTERLQAIVKSFVMMIDLYRSQVTIFYQESLFLAPEYYTDIETKRDRYKKIMFTVISDGIESGEFRPELPVPIVSMAIFGMVNWIYKWYQKSGTYSIEQIADIYADMVLHSVLKSESMENPAFQRFFLQSQENPFKPL
- the accB gene encoding acetyl-CoA carboxylase biotin carboxyl carrier protein; the encoded protein is MLTIYELRELVKLLEQTDIESFEVNDEDSSLRIKRRNGNQVTAVHQPPVQTKSAPIVTAAPAVLLPKKETIERPVATVHVEAPQKSAEVTENLHKITSPMVGTFYAAPAVDAAPYVSVNDWVEPTTIVCIVEAMKLFNEIEAEVKGEIVQVLVENGQLVEHGQPLFLVKQA
- a CDS encoding methylmalonyl-CoA mutase family protein, with the translated sequence MSKHTWFKEFSVPTYEQWREAAEKSLKGASFDAKLLTHSYEGIVRQPIYRYEDVKTLPHLEALPGEAPFHRGNQRPGGQKEQKWEVCQEINATSAKAFNQAAVEDLARGQTMLHLIVDHATLAGLDPDEALPDTIGHKGVSVFCREDIEQAFEGVKLSEIPLYVNTGALGLPILSLLLAHVEATGQQVTELRGCIGQDPVAVLLTEGKLPCSLQIAYNAMASMTKWAKDHAPALKTILVQSNPYQDGGGNAVTELAFSLATGVDYLQAMLERRLSIEDIAARMQFSFSIGSDVFMEIAKLRAARMLWSNIVAAYGGSTEAQKMTIHARTSAWTKTIYDPYVNMLRSTTEAFSAVIGGADSLHVSAFDEAIRPANEFSRRIARNTQIILQEEAHLAKVIDPAGGSWYVEWLTDALAKKAWELFQQVEAQGGMLSALEAGFPQGLISQIADQKAVSIDTRKKRLVGTNMYANTAEQPLKAESLPSIYEERAEKARSLRQKQDTTLLSAELDALSKHTDELVAQAVKAVLHGATVGDIAKAMKREDSVETTIQPLRIHRASERFEALRMQADDFLKTTGKRPTVFLATMGPVAKHKARADFAAEFFAVGGFDVLRKQAFSTTEEAAEAAVASGAMILVVCSDDASYPEQVPPLAHAIKQRVPQMTVLLAGLPDAEQLATYKAAGVDDCIHMRSNCYEMLRELQERIGVSS
- the scpA gene encoding methylmalonyl-CoA mutase; its protein translation is MKRPDFSKMAYQSKRDVSDLFPQLGSNSQGMEQMWHTLEQIPVKPLYTMEDVEGMDHLGYMPGLPPYTRGPYPTMYVTQPWTVRQYAGFSTAEESNAFYRRNLAAGQKGLSIAFDLATHRGYDSDHPRVVGDVGKAGVAVDSILDMKILFDGIPLDKMSVSMTMNGAVLPIMAFYIVAAEEQGVSQAELTGTIQNDILKEYMVRNTYIYPPEASMKIISDIFAYTSKHMPKFNSISISGYHLQEAGATADIELAYTLADGLEYVRTGLAAGIDIDAFAPRLSFFWAIGMNYFMEVAKMRAGRLIWANLIKQFHPKNEKSMALRTHSQTSGWSLTEQDPYNNVVRTCIEAMAAALGHTQSLHTNALDEAIALPTDFSARIARNTQLFLQDETEITKVVDPWAGSYYVESLTAQLVEKAWAHIEEIEALGGMAKAIETGLPKMKIEEAAARRQAHIDSAKEAIIGVNKYRLDKEDPLEILEVDNTAVREAQIRRLQELRSNRDEARVQATLQAITECAKTGEGNLLELAIEAARARASLGEISDAYEKVVGRHKAVIRSISGVYSSEYADAEEVAAVRKMADEFEQWEGRRPRIMIAKMGQDGHDRGAKVIATAFADLGFDVDIGPLFQTPEETAKQAIENDVHVIGFSSLAAGHKTLLPQLVEELKKLGREDIVVVIGGVIPAQDYAFLREHGAAAIFGPGTVIPVAAQHVLQEVVYRLEAAGQ
- the meaB gene encoding methylmalonyl Co-A mutase-associated GTPase MeaB, coding for MTGGKADKNFLNVSSKARLPRLSVDQYVTGVRENNRSVLAQAITLAESNAPAHMDMAQEVIKQLLPHTGRSIRIGISGVPGAGKSTFIEAFGSMLCEKGHRVAVLAVDPSSTVTRGSILGDKTRMELLSRNPQAFIRPSATGGTLGGVNRKTRETMLICEAAGYDVILVETVGVGQSETTVRSMVDFFLLLMLTGAGDELQGIKKGIMEIADALLINKADGENRTRALIAKGEYNRVLHYLQPATTGWETKAYMCSSLTGEGIEDIWKVIGQFRETTIQSGGFEARRKAQLLDWMHSMAEDYLRATFFGNQQVAELLPSIEGAVASGEISPTSAVQQLVAIYENAIMKKE
- a CDS encoding acyl-CoA carboxylase subunit beta, which codes for MVAHMSSNMYEKIDELMERKYKIQLGGGDARIDAQHNRGKLTARERIELLLDPDTFMELNPFVEHRATHFGLDQMEAPGEGVVTGYGKINGRPVYLFAQDFTVFGGALGEMHAMKIAKVMDLAAKNGAPFIGLNDSGGARIQEGVSSLDGYGTIFYRNAIYSGVIPQISVILGPCAGGAVYSPAITDFVFMVEKTSQMFITGPKVIETVTGEKISAEDLGGAKVHSTVSGNAHFTAETEQEVLEGVRRLLSFLPQNNRDRAPVIKAEENNGWQEELLELVPAESTKVYDVRKVIEKIVDHGDFMEVQPNFARNIVVGLARIDGHSVGIIANQPKVMAGGLDIHSSDKLARFIRFCDCFNIPLLTFEDVSGFFPGINQEHGGIIRHGAKILYAYSEATVPKITVILRKAYGGAYVALNSKSIGADVVYAWPNAEIAVMGPEGAANVIFAKEIEQSEDPAATRAEKIALYREKFANPYVAASLGMVDDVIDPRETRQKVAQALEMLRNKQEDRPYKKHGNIPL